From the Martelella mediterranea DSM 17316 genome, one window contains:
- a CDS encoding MBL fold metallo-hydrolase, whose product MGIPEFDPAYGRAVPLAEGIARLTANNPSPFTFFGTNGYLVGSNEVGIIDPGPDIDGHLEHWLAAIDGRRVRFIAVTHTHMDHSPMARRLKAETGAPIAGFGPHETARPLFAGEVNPFAESADSALQPDIVLGDGDTIAADNGFALQAVHTPGHTANHLAFALQGTPYLFCGDHVMDWSTTIVAPPDGSMGDYMASIEKLLERPETVYMSGHGDTIRDAKGVLRATRSHRRMREKAILERIATGDETIAEIVQVIYRTTDPKLHGAAALSVLAHLEDLVERGRVETDGPPMLKNRYRLSD is encoded by the coding sequence ATGGGCATACCCGAATTCGATCCGGCCTATGGACGCGCCGTACCGCTTGCGGAAGGCATTGCGCGGTTGACGGCGAACAACCCCTCGCCGTTCACTTTTTTCGGCACGAACGGTTATCTCGTCGGCTCCAACGAGGTGGGCATCATCGATCCCGGGCCCGATATCGACGGGCATCTGGAGCACTGGCTTGCCGCGATCGACGGGCGCAGGGTCCGCTTCATCGCCGTCACCCACACCCATATGGACCATTCGCCGATGGCCCGCAGGCTGAAGGCTGAGACCGGGGCGCCGATCGCCGGCTTCGGCCCGCACGAGACCGCCCGCCCGCTTTTTGCCGGCGAGGTCAATCCCTTTGCCGAGAGCGCCGATAGCGCGCTTCAACCTGATATCGTTCTCGGCGACGGCGACACGATCGCCGCCGATAATGGCTTCGCGCTTCAGGCCGTGCACACGCCGGGCCACACCGCCAATCATCTCGCCTTCGCGCTTCAGGGCACCCCCTATCTGTTCTGCGGCGATCACGTGATGGACTGGTCGACCACGATCGTTGCCCCGCCCGACGGGTCGATGGGCGATTACATGGCCTCGATCGAGAAACTGCTGGAGCGTCCCGAAACGGTTTACATGTCCGGCCACGGCGACACGATCCGCGACGCCAAGGGCGTGTTGCGGGCCACTCGCTCGCACCGGCGCATGCGCGAAAAGGCGATCCTCGAACGGATCGCGACCGGAGACGAGACCATTGCCGAGATCGTCCAGGTGATCTACCGCACCACGGACCCGAAGCTCCATGGCGCGGCCGCGCTTTCCGTGCTGGCGCATCTGGAAGATCTGGTCGAGCGCGGCCGGGTGGAAACGGATGGACCGCCAATGCTGAAAAACCGTTACAGGCTTTCTGACTGA